The following coding sequences are from one Armatimonadota bacterium window:
- a CDS encoding trypsin-like peptidase domain-containing protein produces the protein MILRRDDTFRVVLNLRTPQNGKEKIGTGIFVSKNSTEPYIVTATHVAKSCGADSKVVLSDQAGKSLELALVAFSPKLAWRHHPVADISVLPLTMTPAIEAHMTKRFFPLDHFHLQKTPVSRDFELTSVGFPHGLGAQGLFSPLTYRSYASSALITLLRSDTHTPCEFFCLENPSVGGYSGCPIFDLAYMVVGGMTSTREKTLCVGIMHGTISDDTGGKLSAVTPAYYLDGFI, from the coding sequence ATGATCTTGAGACGAGACGATACATTTCGGGTAGTTCTCAATTTGAGAACACCGCAAAACGGCAAGGAAAAAATCGGCACGGGCATTTTCGTATCTAAGAACAGCACTGAGCCATACATCGTCACTGCAACACACGTTGCGAAATCATGCGGCGCAGATTCCAAAGTCGTACTAAGCGATCAAGCGGGGAAAAGCTTGGAATTGGCTCTCGTAGCGTTCAGCCCAAAGTTAGCCTGGCGCCATCATCCTGTTGCGGACATCTCCGTCCTGCCCCTTACCATGACCCCTGCAATTGAAGCTCATATGACAAAGCGCTTCTTTCCTCTTGATCACTTTCACTTACAAAAAACACCTGTTTCAAGAGACTTCGAGTTGACCTCCGTCGGTTTTCCACATGGGCTCGGTGCCCAAGGCCTGTTCAGCCCGCTAACTTACAGATCTTACGCGTCATCGGCACTTATCACGCTGTTGCGATCCGATACTCATACCCCATGCGAGTTCTTTTGCTTAGAGAACCCAAGTGTCGGCGGATACAGCGGATGCCCGATATTTGACTTAGCCTATATGGTCGTGGGAGGAATGACGTCGACGCGGGAAAAGACCTTGTGCGTTGGGATCATGCACGGCACGATTTCCGATGACACAGGTGGAAAACTGTCAGCAGTTACACCAGCCTATTATTTGGACGGTTTCATCTAG
- a CDS encoding GIY-YIG nuclease family protein, protein MAKKTVRMNKSGVDKLPDDKPVVYKIKSDSGKNNYTGIAKRGNVQERVGDHLKGGKDYVPGTKVQIEQKKSISEARQQEKRIIKQQQPKYNKQDK, encoded by the coding sequence ATGGCCAAAAAGACAGTACGGATGAACAAGTCCGGGGTCGACAAACTCCCTGACGACAAACCAGTAGTCTACAAGATCAAGTCCGACAGCGGCAAGAATAACTACACCGGCATCGCGAAGAGGGGCAACGTGCAGGAGCGCGTTGGTGACCACCTCAAGGGCGGCAAGGACTACGTGCCCGGTACGAAAGTCCAGATCGAGCAGAAGAAGTCTATCTCGGAGGCGAGGCAACAAGAGAAGCGGATCATCAAGCAGCAACAGCCAAAGTACAACAAACAGGACAAGTAG
- a CDS encoding HDOD domain-containing protein, translating into MKNHLRLDGASLEQMRLLIKRGSPHFLGAEHALKIMGLIRSDASAQAIENEANRMPTLAASLVKLASSAMFGAIEIKSVRFAIELLGFDELYRIMMTLAMSSLSANTSTRGIFDEEVFRRRSVTTAFICDHLARQNNRPAPEKYYLAGLFQDIGYLFLAIHQPISLMHVRSGVERTPDCSLIEVEEHCMGFNHAELSAVVAEEFQLPNDTVLAIRHHHSPLDCPDEACTFADIACVASAVADSMNLFAVPGIQSDELDVLACARLGIDPAVMPSIGETSYEKGSEVSSLMMAA; encoded by the coding sequence ATGAAGAATCATCTTCGACTAGACGGTGCTAGCTTGGAGCAAATGAGGCTGCTCATTAAGCGCGGATCGCCTCACTTCTTGGGCGCAGAACATGCGTTGAAGATCATGGGGCTGATACGGTCCGACGCTTCCGCACAAGCAATCGAGAACGAGGCAAATCGAATGCCGACTCTTGCAGCAAGCCTCGTCAAGCTCGCCTCATCGGCTATGTTTGGCGCCATAGAAATCAAAAGCGTCAGGTTTGCGATAGAACTGCTCGGTTTCGACGAGCTTTACCGGATCATGATGACTCTGGCGATGTCAAGTCTGAGCGCGAATACATCTACGCGCGGCATTTTCGACGAGGAGGTGTTTAGGCGTCGCTCAGTGACGACGGCATTCATCTGTGATCATTTGGCAAGGCAAAACAATCGACCGGCACCTGAAAAGTACTATCTTGCCGGACTGTTTCAGGACATCGGGTACCTGTTCCTTGCTATTCACCAGCCCATTTCCTTGATGCACGTGCGTTCGGGCGTGGAGAGGACGCCGGATTGTTCGCTGATCGAGGTCGAAGAGCACTGCATGGGGTTCAACCACGCAGAGCTGTCTGCAGTGGTGGCCGAAGAATTCCAGCTCCCGAACGACACTGTCCTTGCGATTAGGCACCATCACTCGCCGCTGGACTGTCCGGACGAGGCGTGCACTTTCGCTGACATCGCCTGTGTGGCGTCGGCGGTCGCAGATTCGATGAATCTATTCGCGGTGCCCGGAATACAGAGTGACGAATTGGATGTTCTGGCCTGTGCTCGGCTCGGAATCGACCCTGCGGTTATGCCGAGTATCGGAGAGACTTCGTACGAGAAAGGCTCGGAAGTGTCTTCGTTGATGATGGCCGCCTAG
- a CDS encoding TlpA family protein disulfide reductase, which produces MYQAYKDQGLVFIGIHCDDWDEAVKAVDEIPIEFPITNDVDGASQKAYGLLGYPTVYVIDKKGVLRDIDPVDLEGVVQELLNE; this is translated from the coding sequence CTGTACCAGGCCTATAAAGACCAAGGTTTGGTCTTCATTGGAATCCACTGCGACGATTGGGACGAAGCGGTCAAAGCAGTCGATGAGATTCCGATCGAGTTCCCGATCACGAACGACGTCGACGGGGCTTCGCAAAAAGCCTACGGATTATTGGGCTACCCGACGGTCTATGTGATCGACAAGAAGGGCGTCCTCCGCGACATCGACCCCGTCGATCTCGAGGGGGTTGTGCAGGAACTACTGAACGAGTAA